TGTCGCTTCCGTCAATCGTCGACCGCAAGAGGCGTTCATGGAGCGGCGGATTTCCTTATATTCCAACAAAACCCGTACTGTTATGCGACACGTAATAACAGTACGGGTTTTCTGTGTTACTGTTATATATAACAGCTAAACAGTTTGCATCTAACTGTTCAGCCGGGAGATATATCACCTACGAAACATACAGAAACAGAGGCACAGATTGAAGCTGATCATCTCATCCGTGTCCGGAGAACCGATTTACGAACAGATCAAGAACCAGATCAGGTCCGCGATCATGTCGGGTGAGCTTACAGCAGGCGAGGCGCTTCCCTCACTACGCAAGCTCGCCAAGGAACTGCGCGTCAGCGTGCTCACCGTGACCAGAGCGTATAACGAACTGGCCGACGAGGGGCTCGTGGAGAATGTGCAGGGCAAAGGCACATTCGTGATGGAACGAGGCAACGAACTCATGAAGGAACGTGCGCGTGAACGCATCATGGACAAGCTCCGTGAAGTTTCCATCGAGGCCAAAGCCGCCGACATTAGCCTACTTGATCTGCTTGGCATGTTCGAGAAAGCGTACAGGGAACAATCATGAACGATTCCTCACTCCCCCAAGGAACGCGGCCAACCTTGGCCTTGAGCGTAACCGGATTGACGAAGCATTATGATTCCGGCTTCACATTGGATGACGTGACCTTCGACCTGCCGTCCGGCTACATCATGGGTCTGGTCGGTCCGAACGGAGCCGGCAAATCCACGTTGATCAAACTGATCCTCAATATGACCGCGCGAGACGCGGGACGAATCGAAGTGCTCGGCCTTGACGCGATGGCCGATGAGGAGCGGGCCAAAGAGCAGCTGGGCGTAGTGCTCGACAGCAGCTATTTCATCGAATACATGACGGTCGACGCGGTGGAACGGACAAGCAGCCCAATGTACCCGCTGTGGGACCACAATCTGTTCGACGCATATCTCAGACGGTTCGGACTCGGACGGAACAAGAAGATCAAGGATCTGTCGCGCGGCATGCAGATGAAGCTCATGCTCGCCGTGGCGTTGAGCCACGATGCGAAACTGCTGATTCTCGACGAGCCGACCAGCGGTCTGGACGTACTGTCCCGCGACGAGCTCATGGACATCCTGTCCGATTATGTTGCGGATGGCGGACACAGCGTAATCTTCTCCACGCATATCACCGCCGATTTGGAGCGTTGCGCGGATTTCCTCGCGTATATAACGAACGGCATGCTGTATTACAGCGGGCCGAAAGACGAGTTCGAAGACGCGTTCCGCCTGGTCAAGGGCGGTCCGGATGAGCTTACGGATGGTCTACAGCGGGCAATGGTCGGCATCCGCACATACGCAACCGGCTTCGACGCGTTGGTCCGCACGCAGGACATCCCACACATCGGCGGCACCGACGGTCTCCTGACACAGCATGCTTCGATTGAGGATGTGATCAGACTGACCAACGCCGCGGCACATACGGCAATCGGCAATACCAACAAAGGAGACGTACGATGAACACGACAGCGAACGCGGACGCCATGACCGCCATCCTTAGGCAGATTTCCTTGGACTGGAACCGCACCATCAGCTACGGGCGGTCGTACATAGCCATCTTCTTCGCGTACGTTCCAGGCTTCACATGCCTGATGGCGGCCACAGGGTCCACTCTCGACAGCGTTGCGGGAGCCGCCATCGGCGGGGCGGCCTCCGGCTTCCTGATGCTTAATATCACCCTGTTCTCCTATGAACAAATGAACAACCATCATTGGATGAACGGCATCGTGCCCATCAACCGCAACCACCAGATCCTCGGACGATTCGCATTCCTTATCGCCTGCGATCTGGTGGCGGGATTGGAAGTGGCCGCCAGCATCGCCTGCGCCGGCACCATCATGCACGAGCCAGTTAAAGTGACGGATGCGATCGACTTCGCCGCGATGACCGTGCTGACCCTCGTGCTGCTCAACGCCATCGTGCAGCCGTTCCTGTACCGGTTCTCCCCTTATCGCGCCATGGCCGCCATTATTCTGAGCATCGGCGTGATCGTGGGCACGGTCATCGGACTGCGCAAGGCATTGCCGGAATTCGAAAAGACCGTCGAACAGCTGGCCGAAGCGATCAGCCGGCACCAAGCCATTGCATTAGCGACATTCTTGATCATCGACGTACTCGCCTTGGTGTTCTCCAGCAAGATATCGCTGCATATTTACGGTAGCAAGGACATCTGAACCGAGCCAGCCGGTAGACTCTTATGGAACGTATTTGGGGTCTTCCGAATCAACGGAAAGCCCCAAATGCATATATCCCCGCACGACGCCGGTTCCTACAATACGGCAGGCGCGTCATGGAAGTCGAACATGACACCATCCGCCAGACCGCAAATAGCCGGCCAATCGGCATCGGACGAATCGTCGTGCATGGCCCATACCTTCATGCCAACCGACTTGGCGGAACGCATGCCGATCAGCAAATCCTCGAACACGGTGCACTCCCCCGGCTCGACTCCGAGGCGAGATGCAGCCAACAGATACACGTCCGGCTGGTCTTTGCCGACGTCGCCGGCATCATCGACACTGACCACTTCATCGAAGTAGTCGAAAATGCCAACATGCTTCATCGCCGGCTCTCTCAGCATCGGCGGCAGCGATGTGGCAACGGCAAGTTTCGCTCCACTCTCTTTCAATTGAGCGAGATATTCACGTGCATACGGTTTAGCTTCGACCACTGTGGCATACATGACGCGGGCCATATGATCCCACTCATCCATCAGCTCTTCGGGAGTGTCGGTAAGGCTGAAACGCGCAATCGTATATTCGGCGATCTGGCGGAATTGCATGGCCGCGACTTTCGTCATGTAATCGTCCGGCACGTCAATGCCTCGTTTTGAAAGAAAATCGATGTCAACCTGATCCCAAACGCCCATGGAATCAAGCAGCGTGCCGTCAAGATCGAAAATGGCGCCCTTGCCTTGATTGCCTGCCATCGATATCCTCCTTTATTATTGTGCATCTTACGTTAATCGAGAACCGATGATTTGAGCAGTTCTTCGGCATGTTCCAGCGACGCTTCGCTTTCACTGCCGGAGAGCATACGGGCGATTTCGTGCACACGCGCCTCCCCACGCACTTGATTGATGGTGGTGGCGATTGATCCGTCATCCATTTCACCTTTGGCGACCACGTACTGTTCGTCCGCCCAGGATGCGACCTGTGGCAGATGGGTGACGACAATGACCTGCGCGGATTGAGCGAGTTTCGCCAATCGCGCGCCAAGCTCCACCGCGGTTTTGCCACCGACGCCTGCGTCGACCTCGTCGAAAATGAACGTCATGGGAGGTACGGAACCGCCCGCCACCACATGTTTTTCCGCCGCAACGAGTTCAAGCGCGAGCATGAGCCGGCTCAGCTCGCCGCCGGACGCGCTTTTGCCCATCGGCATTTGCGGCGAACCCGGGAACGGCGTGAACAGAAAATCGATGCCGTCAGCGCCGGAAGCGTCCAAATGTTCACGTTCCGATACACGGATCTCTAGTTTCGATCCGCTCATGGCAAGAGATTCGAGTTCCGCAGTGACTTTGGCGGCAAGTTCCTTCGCGGCGGCGGCACGTCTTTTGCTTACCGCACGCGCCGCCTTCAACGCCTCACCGAACAGTTTTTCACGTTCCGCCTGCAATTGACTAACTTTTTCCGGAGACGCGTCCAGATCCTCCAAGTCGAACACCGCTTGATCTCGCCACGCGATCACGTCCGACAATTCCGGGCCCCAACGACGAACCAATTCGTCAAGCTCATGGATCCGCCCGTTGATGGCGTCCAAGTCTTCCATGCCGAGATCATTGTCGACTTCGCCCGACAAGGTGAACACCACATCAGACAAATCAGTGCTGATGGAATCAAGCCGATCGGCCAGTTCCGAAAACACGCCGTCCACATGAATGGCGCGAAGCGCTTGCGACGCGCGATCAATCAGATCGGTGGCGCTGGATGATTCAACATCGTCAACAACCTGCGAAGCATCCAACGCGCTCAACGCACGGTTCACCCCTTCGGCGATCTCGGCCGCGTTCTCAATGCGATCACGCCGGGCACGCAACTCGGCCATCTCCCCCGGCTGCGGATCGATGCGGTTGATTCGTTCGATGGACTCGCGCAGGTAATCCGCCTGCTGGCGCATGGACGACTCCTGGCTCGACAATCGCTCCAACCGCTCATCCATGGCACGAAGCGCATTCCAAGCCTTGCCGTATGCGACCAACGCCACATCATCGCCGGCATAGCGGTCCAAAAACTCACGTTGCCGCGCCGAAGACGCGATACGCAACTGGTCCGCCTGACCATGAATCGTCACCAACTCCGCTGCGATCGACCCCAGTACGGAACGAGGCACACTACGACCAGACAGCATGCTGCGGGAACGACCGGAGGCAGGAACCTTGCGAGACAGGAACAGTTCTCCGTCTTCAGGTTCGAAACCCGCCTCGTGCGCGGCTGCGACCGCGGCCGGTGACGAAGCGACCTCGAACACGCCCTGCGCCCACGCCTCGCTCGCTCCGACCGACACGCGCCCACCGTCGGAAGGACCGCCGGAAATCAGCCGAATCGCACTGAGCAGCATCGACTTGCCTGCACCCGTCTCACCGGTGATCGCCGTCATACCGCCGGCAGGCGCGATCAGCGCGGAACGGATCGGCCCAAGATTATGAATCTCAAGTTCTTCAAGCATCAGTGTTTTTACTCGTTCGTTTCTTTATCTTCCGGAAACACATGCCCATGATGCACTCCCCCGGTTTTACGCGCCTGCTCGCGCCAACCGACAACAGGAAGATCGAATTTCGTGACCAGACGATTCGTGAACGGCACGCCGGAAAGACGGGCCAGGCGCAATGTGCTCTTCGATTCGCGCACCTCAACCCTAGTGCCCCGCGGCAACGCGCATTGGCGACGGCCATCGCAGCAGATCCAACCATCCGACGTGGAATCCTCAAGGATATCAATGGCGAATGTGGAACCGGAGCCAATAATCAATGGGCGAGCGAACAGGGCGTGGGCGGCCAACGGCACCAACTGCAACGCCTTCACGTTCGGCCACATGATCGGTCCTCCGGCGGAGAACGCGTATGCGGTTGAGCCGGTCGGAGTCGACACGATCACGCCATCGCAGCCGAAGGAGCTCATTTCCACATCATCCACACGAATCGACAGTTCGACCATTTTGCCACGGTCTGCACGCTCCAACGTGATGTCATTCAACGCCCAATCCTCAATCGGCTCGCTTGCTCCCGGCAGCCACACATCGACATGCGCAATCATGCGTTCGTCAATGGAATAATCATGCTCGGCAACCCTGCGGATCGCCTCACTCATCTGGAAGCTTTCAAACTCCGCCAAAAAGCCGACATGTCCCAAGTTCACGCCAAGAATCGGCACACTGGTGCAGTGCACCAGTTCAGCCGCTCGAAGAATGGTGCCATCCCCGCCGAGCACCACCACGATCTCAGTGCGTTCGGAAACCACCGGCGGCTGCTTGCCGAAATCCGGCGCCTCGATATTGTCAATGATCGACACTTCGAAACCGGCCTGGGTCAGCTGCCCGACAGCCTCCTCAACCACCGTGCCACTCTCCCTCAGACGACTATGCGTCACCACCACCGCATGACGGGTACCGAACATCGTTAATCCCTTTCCAGCAAAAGGAAACGCCCTATGGAAAACGCCCATGAAGACGTCACCGACCTCCAGTGTAATCGAACAAATGAACGAAAACCGGCAATGCGCGTCGAAAACATGCCAAAACCCGCGAACACGCCTCAAATCCGTCTCCGATGCAAGCCACGAATCAGGAATGTCAGCCGTCAAATAGCCTGTTAGTCGCACATATGCTTACAATAGCTCACAGGAACGAAGACCGAACATCGTAAGAAAAGGAGAGAGGAACGGCATGTCAAACCTCGTCTTTGACGAGTCCTCCTCCAATCGTGAGGCCTCACATGGCTACGCATGGTGGTTCTCGGGAGATACTTTCGAGAAGGCCATGGCGGAAGACCGCAAGCCACGCAAGCGCGGCCTCACGCGCCGACTCGTCAACCATCCAGGCCGTCTGACCATCTTCTACTTTCTGACGCTCGCGGCGTTGTCCACTACGTTGCTGATGACGCCCATTGCCACGCCGAAAGACGAAACCACCACGTTCACCACCGCGTTCTTCACCGCAGTATCCGCCATTTCCACATGCGGAATCTCCATCGTCAACTCCACCACGCATTGGACCACCTTCGGCCAAGGCGTGCTCATCTTCGCCGTGCAGATGGGTGGCCTTGGCGTCATGACGTTCGCCTCCTTGATCGCATTGGCCGTGAACCACCATCTCAAGGCCACGCAGCGCATGCTGACCGCCAACGAACTCGGCACTACGAAGCTCGGTGAAATCAAAGGCGTGCTCACCGTAGTCATCACCACCGCATTCGTCATCGAAGGCATCACATTCGTCGCATTGTTCCCCGGCCTCTACAAGGTCAACCACGGTAATGTGCGCCACACATTGTGGGAATCGTTGTTCTTCGCGGTCATGGCGTACAACAACGCCGGCTTCACCCCCGACGGCGCCGGTCTGCATGTCAACAACTGGGCGGTCGGCCTGCCGATCCTAGCCAGTGCTTTCTGCGGAACCCTTGGCTTCCCGGTATTGCTGAACCTGATGCGTTCCTGGCGTATGCGTCGTCCTCCGAAGCGTTGGAGCCTGCACACCAAGCTCACACTGACCACCACGTTCTGCATTGTGATCGCCTCGTTCACGTGGTTCCTGCTGATGGAATGGAACAACAAGCTGCTGTTCGCCGGAAACGGCATCGAGCCGCGCCTCTGGCACGCCATGGTCGCGGCCGTCATGCCACGAAGCTCCGGATTTGACCTGTCGTGGATGCCAGGCGTCAGCGACGCAACCAAAGTGTTCCTGTCCATCGTCATGTTCATCGGCGGTGGCAGCACCTCGACCGCAGGCGGCATCCGCGTCACCACGTTCGCGGTGACCCTGCTGACCTGTCGTGCCGCATTCACCGGACGCCACGACATCAACGCATTCCACCGCCGCATCCACACGCAGGCGGTTATGACCGCCGTGGCCGTAAGCACGGCATGTCTCATGCTGGTCACCGTGGTGTCGATGGCGCTGATGATCATCACCGGCTGCTCGCTGTGCGACGCACTGTTCGATACCTGCTCCGCGTTCGGACTGGGTGGCTACTCGGTGGGCGTAGCCAGTGAAAGCAGCCCCACGGTGCTATACATTCTCGCCGCAACCATGTTCATCGGGCGGCTCGGACCGCTCACCATCGCCTACGCGATTTCGCGTCCACACAATCTCGAGGCCGTCCGCTACCCCACCGAGCAGATCGTGGTCGGCTGACGATACGGCTTCATATACTTGCAGTTGCCTGCAATCACACATGAATATAGATTTTTGAAGATGGAATTTCGAAAGGTGCATAACATCATGGCCAACAACACCAGAAGCGTTCTCGTAGTTGGTTTGGGGCGTTTTGGCAGCTCTGTGGCCACCACGCTCGACATGATGGGCCAGGATGTGCTCGCCGTCGACAAAGACGGCGAACTGGTGAACCGTTGGTCTTCGCAGATTCCCACCGTGCAGGCCGACATGACCGATGTGATGGCGTTGGAGCAGATCAACGCATCCGATTTCGACACGGCCGTCGTGGCTATCGGCGACAGCGTCGAAGCTTCCGTCATTACCGCCGGTAATCTGCTCGACGCCGGCATCTCCGACATTTGGGCCAAGTCCGTGTCGAAGGAACACGCCCGCATTCTGCAACGCATCGGCGCACGCCACATCATCAACGCGGAAACCGACGCCGGCAAACGCGTCGGACATCTTGTGTCCGGCAACTATCTTGACTACATCGAGCTTGAAGGCGCATACAACGTCGTCAAAATCCATACCCCCGCGCATGTGGTCGGCTACACCATCGAAGACGCTCGCGTGCATGAACGCTTCGGCATTACCGTGGTCGGCATCAAATCGCCGGGCAAGGAATTCGAATACGGTTCGAAAGAGCTCATCATGCACCGCAACGACGAACTCATCATCATGGGCAAGCAGAATCAAATCGACCGGTTCCTACGCAGCTGACACGCTCTTTCCATATGGAAAAATCCGGAATTTCATAATCATGATTTCCGGTTTTTTTTACTTATCTTATTTGCCTTGATTACACTGCAGACACGGTTCTCTCAACCGGTCGCTGTTTCACTGCATGACCGCGTACAGCAGATATTCGATATTGCCATGCGTGCCTTCAATGGGAGATACTGTTGTGGCGCGCACGTCAAGCCCGTTGCGTTCCGCGCATGCCACGACGGAGGACAGCGCCTGTTCGCGTAATTCCTGGCTTTCGACAATCCCGTTTTTCCCAAGGTTGCCTTTGCCGACCTCGAACTGCGGTTTGACCAGCAGCACGATCTGCGCCTGCGGTGCGGCGATTCTTGCGATCACCGGAATCACATATGTCAGCGAAATAAACGATACGTCGGAAACAATCATTTCCGGACGATACGGCAAATCCTCCGCATACACGTCGCGAATATTGACGCCGCTCATTTCGATAATACGGTCGTCATGCGCGATTTTCGGATCCAATTGCCCATGGCCGACATCCAAAGCGATGACCTGCGCGGCATCATTGCGCAATAGCACGTCGCAGAAACCGCCGGTGGACGCGCCGATATCCAAGCAACGTAATCCTTGCGCGGAACGCAATCCGACGTCGGCGAACCGTTCGAACGCGCCGACAAGCTTGTATGCGCCACGGGAAACGTAGCCGTCTCCCCTATCGGCGGCGATGACGTCATCACCACCGACTTTCGCCGATGCTTTGGTGACGGTGACACCGTTCACACTGACTTTGCCATCCGCGATCAGACGTTGCGCCTTGGAACGACTGTCGGTCAGACCACGTTCCAACAACGCAACGTCAAGACGAACAACCTGAGTGGAATCACTGTTTCGCAATGGTTTTCCAATAATCGGTACGAATTGTTCGTTAGGAAATACGGAATTCCGGAACGATCACGCCACTCACATCTCGCCCGCTGTCGGCCGCGGCCCACATGGCGCAGCATGCGGCACGCAACCCGTCGACGCTGGTGATGTCGGTGACATACAGGCGGTCGCCGTCAACGCGGGCCTTCGCATCGCGGCACAGCCATGCGCCCTCATCATGCACCACTTCAGGAGCGGGCTCGTTCAAGCCCCGCAGATCTTTGGCGATGTAGGTCGGGCGAAGATACGCCGGAGCGAACATGAGTTCGCGCGGATCGGTGACGCCGGTCAACACCGCAAGGGAATCGTACCCGCCCCGATTGCCCGCCTCGATATCGGTGTCGAGACGGTCGCCGATGGCGAGGCACTGTTCCTTGTCCACCGGCTCGCCATCATCATGGGCTGCGAGAATGCGCGCCTCGTCATACATGGCGGATTCCGGCTTGCCTGCGGACGAAACCGGTTCCACACCGGTGGCATTGATCACCGCCATGATCATGGAACCGCATCCCGGCGCGATGCCAAGCTCACGAGGAATGGTCAGATCACGATTGGTCACGAAATAGGTCGCGCCATGCTCAACGGCATAGGCGATTTGGGCCATTTCGTTCCAAGACATGTCGGGATACCATCCTTGGATGGCGGCGACCGGCTGCGCTTCTGCGGAATCGACGACTTCAAGACCTTGCTTGGCCACTTCCTCACGCAGATGCTGGGCGCCAAGCACGAAAACCTTCGAACCTTCAGGCACGGCACGTGCCACCATGCGCGCGGCGACAACCGACGAGGTGATGACCTGCCAGGATTCGACATCCAAATCGAACCCCTTCAGCTGGTCTGCCACCACGGCCTGAAGTCGGGACGAATTGTTGGTGGTGTATTCCACCGCCATGCCCAAGGATTCGGCCTTGCGGATATTCTTGGCAGCATGTTCCACCGGGTTCTTACCACGGTAGACCACGCCGTCAAGATCAAGCAGTGCCAGCGAGTATGCTTCGCTGAGCGGCTGATTCGTGGACTTCAGCATGCGGGCCACGTCACCTCACTTGTTATCTTCGGAGGATTCGGAAGAAGCATCCGAAGACTCTTCGGCCTCTTCAGCCTCACCGTCATCATCGGCGTCATCTTCCGCAGCATCGTCAGCTTCTGCCGGCTCGTCATCGGATTCCGCGCCTGCTTCCGTCTCTTCGGCCTCAAGCTGGGTTTCGTCGTTGGTTTCGCCGTTCTCGTCGATGGCTTCGGATTCGTCTTCCTCATTCTCAGGGTCTTCCGGAGCGTACTGCGCGTCATCTTCGGAAATGCCAAGCACGTCCATGAGTTCGTCGTTCAGCTCCTGCATGTCGTATTCGACAACCAGATCGTCGGAAGTCTCATCATCCTCAACATCGGCGTACTGCAGTTCGAGCTTGTCGAGCAGACGATCCAATGCGATGGCCTCATCGGTACGGCCGGCCTCTTCAAGGAAATACTGTTCGGCCTGCACCGCACGCATGCGGTATTCGCCGGCCAATCCCTTGGAACGGCCCAGCGTGTGCACGATCTCGATGGCCTTGTCCCACATCTTCAGATCGCCCAGAGCGCCAGCGTACACCAAGAACATTTCAGCCTTGGCTTCACCGCGCAGATACTTGGCGTCGTCGCTCACAGCCACTTCGATGGCCTTCTTCGGCTCGCCCACGCCACGCTCGCAGTCGGCGATGAACGGCAGATAATCCAGGAAACCGTTCATACGGAACGCGGTGCGGAACTCACGCAAGGCAAGCTTGTAATCACCCTGACGGTATGCCACGAAGGCGAGTGTCTCGCGGGCGAAATCGATGCGGGAAGCCTGGCGGGCCACCCACTTGGCATGTTCGAGGGCCAGCTCCGGGTTGCTCTCCTCAAGCGTGTACGCGGCAAGAATGTGCAGACCAATGTTTTCCGCATGTTCCTTCGACAGGCCACGCAGGCGTTCGCGATCGTCGGTGGTGAGCATACGCCATTCGATGCCCTTCGGCATCTTCGGCTCATCAGGACGACGATGCGTGTACGGGTTCTGCGAGGGGAAGCTCACCGTGCCATCGGAATTGCGGCGCGGCTTGGCCATGTACTCGCCACGCTTCTCCTCACGGTAGGCCATCTTCTCTTCGCGGGTGAACTCACGACGCTCCTCGCCCTGCTGCTGGTCGCGATCCTTGTGGAAGTCACGGCGCTGATCGTCACGACGGAAATCCTTACGATCGCCATCACGGAAATTACGGCGTCCGCCATCACGACGATCATTGCCACGGTGGTCGTCACGACGGAAGTTACGACGATCACCATCACGATGGAAATCACGGCGATCATTATCGCGGTGGAAGTTACGACGGTCGCCATCTTCACGACGGAAGTTACGACGGTCGCCGTCACGGTGGAAGTCTTTACGGTTTCCGTCACGTCGATCGTCACGACGGAAACCGGAACGCTCGCCATCGCGCTGATAGCGAGGATTGTCTCCACGACCGCCACGATAATCGCGATGATCGTCACGACGCTCGCCGTCACGGTTGAACTTGCGCGGACCGTTATGGAAGCGACGCTCCTGGCCTTCCCCCTCACCGTCACGACGGAAATCGCGGTCGCGGTGGAAATTGCCGCCATTGCCCTTGCGGTATCCGCCCTTATGATCGTCGTTGTGGAAGCCGCCGGACTTGTGGCCGTAGGACTTGCCGCCATTGCCACGCGGCTTGAATCCCTTGCCGCCGCGATCGCCCGGCTTGCCCGAGCCGTAGGACTTGTGGTTGCCGTAGGACTTGCCGCGCGATCCGCGCTGTTCTTCTGCCATGCTGTTCCTTATATTCCTTGTATTCCTTGAAAATGGTCTTCGTTTGTTCTTTGCTTACGTTTGTTTACGCCGCTCGCGATTGCCTCACACGTTTTCGACGACGCCGAGGGCCTTCTTGCCGCGACGAATCAATGCGAAACGTCCATGCAGGAAGTCATTTTCGTTCAAAACCTGCTCTTCGTCTTTAACACGGGCGTTGTTCAGATACACGCCGCCAGCCTTAATCGTCTTGCGCGCTTCGGAAATCGACTTGAACAGTCCGGCCTTCATGCCGGCTTCCGCCACACGGTCGCCCACCGCGGCCTTGGCGAACTCGCCGTCGATCTTCACGCCGTCAAGAGCAGCTTCGAGCGTGGACTCGTCAACGCCCGCAAGATCGCCGCCACGGCCGAACAGCGCACCGGCGGCCTCGATGGCCTGTCGGGTGGCTTCCTCACCATGAACCAGGCTGGTGACCTCCCAAGCCAAGGTGCGTTGCGCCTCACGCGCGCCCGGATTGGTCTTGCTTTCCTCCACAAGACGTTCGATCTCCGCCTTCGGCAAGAACGTGAACACCTTCAGCAGGTTCTCCATCTCGCTGTCAGGGCGGTTGAACCAGAACTGGTAGAACTTGTACGGGCTCAGCATAGTGCCGTCAAGCCAGACGGCGTTGCCTTCGGACTTGCCGAACTTCTTACCCTGAGCGTCGGTGATAATCGGGCTGGTGAACACGTTCACATCCACGCCACGTACCTTGTGGATCAGGTCAAGACCGGACGTGAGGTTGCCCCACTGGTCGGATCCGCCAAGCTCAAGCACGCAATGGTATTCGTCGAACAGGTGCAGGAAGTCGTTGCCCTGCAGCACCTGGTAGCTGAACTCGGTGAATGAAATGCCATCTTCAGAATTCAGCCGACGGGCAACGGTGTCTTTGGCGAGCATGGTACCCAAACGGAAGTTCTTGCCGACGTCACGCAGGAAGTCGATGACGTTCATGGAGGCGATCCAATCGTAATTGGACACGAAACGGACCGGATTGCTGCCTTCCACTTCGAGAATGCCGCCGATCTGCGCCTTCAGACGCTCGGCCCAACCAGCCACGACGTCTTTCGGATTGAGCGTACGTTCGCCCGATTGGCGAGGATCGCCGATCAAGCCGGTGGCGCCGCCGACCAGGGCAATCGGATGATGGCCTGCTGCCTGAAGGTGACGCATGTTGATGAGCTGCACCAGATTGCCGATATGCAGAGAGGCAGCGGTCGGATCGAAACCGCAATAATAGGAAATGGGATCTCCGTTCAACGCTTCGGCGAGTCGATCCCTGTCAGTGGACTGGGAAATCAACCCGCGCCATTCCAGTTCATCGAGGACGGACTCGAAACCGGCCTCCTTGAAATCGATGACGTGAGCCATAGCTGTGTTTTCTCCCTATTGAATTGCGGATGATACTGCGTTTTACGCACCCTACAGTTTCGCAGAAGATGAAGACAGGCGCACGCGGTGTTTCCCCATCATCCACCAACCATCGTGCATACAGGTAAAGTTAGAAGGAGCATCCCCATATCAAGAAGGGAGATACCTGCATGGACCGC
This window of the Bifidobacterium pseudocatenulatum DSM 20438 = JCM 1200 = LMG 10505 genome carries:
- a CDS encoding GntR family transcriptional regulator; its protein translation is MKLIISSVSGEPIYEQIKNQIRSAIMSGELTAGEALPSLRKLAKELRVSVLTVTRAYNELADEGLVENVQGKGTFVMERGNELMKERARERIMDKLREVSIEAKAADISLLDLLGMFEKAYREQS
- a CDS encoding ABC transporter ATP-binding protein — its product is MNDSSLPQGTRPTLALSVTGLTKHYDSGFTLDDVTFDLPSGYIMGLVGPNGAGKSTLIKLILNMTARDAGRIEVLGLDAMADEERAKEQLGVVLDSSYFIEYMTVDAVERTSSPMYPLWDHNLFDAYLRRFGLGRNKKIKDLSRGMQMKLMLAVALSHDAKLLILDEPTSGLDVLSRDELMDILSDYVADGGHSVIFSTHITADLERCADFLAYITNGMLYYSGPKDEFEDAFRLVKGGPDELTDGLQRAMVGIRTYATGFDALVRTQDIPHIGGTDGLLTQHASIEDVIRLTNAAAHTAIGNTNKGDVR
- a CDS encoding ABC-2 transporter permease, whose product is MNTTANADAMTAILRQISLDWNRTISYGRSYIAIFFAYVPGFTCLMAATGSTLDSVAGAAIGGAASGFLMLNITLFSYEQMNNHHWMNGIVPINRNHQILGRFAFLIACDLVAGLEVAASIACAGTIMHEPVKVTDAIDFAAMTVLTLVLLNAIVQPFLYRFSPYRAMAAIILSIGVIVGTVIGLRKALPEFEKTVEQLAEAISRHQAIALATFLIIDVLALVFSSKISLHIYGSKDI
- a CDS encoding HAD family hydrolase, producing the protein MAGNQGKGAIFDLDGTLLDSMGVWDQVDIDFLSKRGIDVPDDYMTKVAAMQFRQIAEYTIARFSLTDTPEELMDEWDHMARVMYATVVEAKPYAREYLAQLKESGAKLAVATSLPPMLREPAMKHVGIFDYFDEVVSVDDAGDVGKDQPDVYLLAASRLGVEPGECTVFEDLLIGMRSAKSVGMKVWAMHDDSSDADWPAICGLADGVMFDFHDAPAVL
- the recN gene encoding DNA repair protein RecN; its protein translation is MLEELEIHNLGPIRSALIAPAGGMTAITGETGAGKSMLLSAIRLISGGPSDGGRVSVGASEAWAQGVFEVASSPAAVAAAHEAGFEPEDGELFLSRKVPASGRSRSMLSGRSVPRSVLGSIAAELVTIHGQADQLRIASSARQREFLDRYAGDDVALVAYGKAWNALRAMDERLERLSSQESSMRQQADYLRESIERINRIDPQPGEMAELRARRDRIENAAEIAEGVNRALSALDASQVVDDVESSSATDLIDRASQALRAIHVDGVFSELADRLDSISTDLSDVVFTLSGEVDNDLGMEDLDAINGRIHELDELVRRWGPELSDVIAWRDQAVFDLEDLDASPEKVSQLQAEREKLFGEALKAARAVSKRRAAAAKELAAKVTAELESLAMSGSKLEIRVSEREHLDASGADGIDFLFTPFPGSPQMPMGKSASGGELSRLMLALELVAAEKHVVAGGSVPPMTFIFDEVDAGVGGKTAVELGARLAKLAQSAQVIVVTHLPQVASWADEQYVVAKGEMDDGSIATTINQVRGEARVHEIARMLSGSESEASLEHAEELLKSSVLD
- a CDS encoding NAD kinase, which gives rise to MFGTRHAVVVTHSRLRESGTVVEEAVGQLTQAGFEVSIIDNIEAPDFGKQPPVVSERTEIVVVLGGDGTILRAAELVHCTSVPILGVNLGHVGFLAEFESFQMSEAIRRVAEHDYSIDERMIAHVDVWLPGASEPIEDWALNDITLERADRGKMVELSIRVDDVEMSSFGCDGVIVSTPTGSTAYAFSAGGPIMWPNVKALQLVPLAAHALFARPLIIGSGSTFAIDILEDSTSDGWICCDGRRQCALPRGTRVEVRESKSTLRLARLSGVPFTNRLVTKFDLPVVGWREQARKTGGVHHGHVFPEDKETNE
- a CDS encoding potassium transporter TrkG, whose product is MSNLVFDESSSNREASHGYAWWFSGDTFEKAMAEDRKPRKRGLTRRLVNHPGRLTIFYFLTLAALSTTLLMTPIATPKDETTTFTTAFFTAVSAISTCGISIVNSTTHWTTFGQGVLIFAVQMGGLGVMTFASLIALAVNHHLKATQRMLTANELGTTKLGEIKGVLTVVITTAFVIEGITFVALFPGLYKVNHGNVRHTLWESLFFAVMAYNNAGFTPDGAGLHVNNWAVGLPILASAFCGTLGFPVLLNLMRSWRMRRPPKRWSLHTKLTLTTTFCIVIASFTWFLLMEWNNKLLFAGNGIEPRLWHAMVAAVMPRSSGFDLSWMPGVSDATKVFLSIVMFIGGGSTSTAGGIRVTTFAVTLLTCRAAFTGRHDINAFHRRIHTQAVMTAVAVSTACLMLVTVVSMALMIITGCSLCDALFDTCSAFGLGGYSVGVASESSPTVLYILAATMFIGRLGPLTIAYAISRPHNLEAVRYPTEQIVVG